In Candidatus Margulisiibacteriota bacterium, the following proteins share a genomic window:
- a CDS encoding YIP1 family protein: MKEIFERAKAMIVKPLETWGIVKGETISVRDLLVNYAAPLALIPALATLIGLAIIGIRVPTGFVIRIPFIEALIAGTVGYFLNLGTLLAGAWVVSYLAAYFNSKSDFELSFKLVVYAMTPVWLVGIVAILPGIGILQLFGLYGLYLLYKGLPVLLETPEDKVFWYFLAILISSLILTFLFSFIIGGAVYGPIMMRMMSF; this comes from the coding sequence GTGAAAGAAATATTTGAACGGGCGAAAGCGATGATCGTAAAACCCTTGGAAACCTGGGGGATAGTTAAAGGGGAAACGATCTCGGTTCGCGATCTGTTGGTCAATTATGCCGCTCCCTTGGCCCTTATTCCGGCCTTAGCGACCCTGATTGGCCTGGCGATCATCGGTATCCGGGTCCCGACCGGTTTTGTTATCCGGATCCCTTTTATCGAAGCCTTGATTGCCGGGACCGTCGGTTATTTCTTGAACCTGGGGACCTTGCTGGCCGGCGCCTGGGTAGTCAGTTATCTGGCCGCCTACTTTAATTCCAAGAGCGATTTTGAACTTTCTTTTAAATTGGTCGTCTACGCCATGACCCCGGTCTGGCTGGTCGGCATCGTCGCCATTCTCCCCGGGATCGGGATCTTACAGCTCTTTGGTTTATACGGGCTTTATCTTTTATACAAAGGCTTGCCGGTTCTCCTTGAGACGCCGGAAGATAAGGTCTTTTGGTATTTTCTGGCGATCCTGATCTCTTCCCTGATCCTGACCTTCCTGTTCTCGTTTATCATTGGGGGCGCGGTTTACGGTCCGATCATGATGAGGATGATGAGCTTTTAA
- a CDS encoding NAD-binding protein, which yields MVSSLAILRESKTDTQGREIENRVAMLPAQVAQLIERAPQVEIFVESGAGEKIGYRDEQYAEAGAKLCSHTEALDKDIVVGVKETKTADFPRLRNNLFISYQHFAQSFDRTTLALQASREKGTAFLALETMETIKDGCPFFPCLAPMSEAAAKVIARHADEFALLSKKIISSGLPETGLKGLKTVVLGGGRVGQTAAEEFSERGCRVILLEKNPLRVKALADYFKSHDLRFPNVTVLEMSPSNLRNTIKEAFFLVSAIYNAGKKPEKLVTLDLLRTMRAGGCLYPVDIDQGGGIEGVLETSLLEPFNLPTVPGSEVFFFAPPNLPSMGALTASEALGIVLLPYVIEIAQKWLYKAKDDNPIINSGVNIEGGKIVHPGLASVFPGLK from the coding sequence ATGGTTAGTTCACTTGCCATCTTAAGAGAATCAAAAACCGATACCCAGGGGCGCGAAATCGAGAACCGGGTCGCCATGCTGCCGGCCCAGGTCGCGCAGTTGATCGAACGGGCGCCGCAAGTCGAGATCTTCGTAGAGAGCGGAGCGGGAGAAAAGATCGGCTATCGCGACGAACAGTACGCCGAGGCCGGCGCCAAGCTTTGCTCTCACACCGAAGCGTTGGACAAGGATATCGTCGTCGGGGTCAAAGAGACTAAAACGGCCGACTTTCCCCGCCTGCGGAATAATCTGTTCATCTCCTACCAGCATTTCGCCCAAAGCTTTGACCGGACGACTTTGGCCCTGCAGGCCAGCCGGGAAAAAGGAACCGCCTTCCTCGCCCTAGAAACCATGGAAACGATCAAGGATGGTTGTCCGTTCTTCCCCTGTCTCGCTCCGATGAGCGAGGCGGCGGCCAAAGTCATTGCCCGGCATGCCGATGAATTTGCCTTACTTAGTAAAAAGATCATTTCCAGCGGCTTGCCGGAAACCGGCCTCAAGGGATTAAAAACCGTGGTCCTGGGGGGCGGCAGAGTCGGTCAGACCGCGGCCGAAGAGTTTTCCGAACGGGGGTGCCGGGTCATTCTCCTGGAAAAGAATCCGCTCCGGGTCAAAGCCCTGGCCGATTATTTTAAGTCTCACGATCTTCGTTTCCCTAACGTCACCGTTCTGGAAATGAGCCCAAGCAACCTCCGGAACACGATTAAAGAAGCTTTCTTCCTGGTTTCCGCTATTTATAATGCCGGCAAGAAGCCGGAAAAGCTGGTGACCCTGGACCTCTTGCGGACAATGCGGGCCGGCGGCTGCCTTTATCCGGTCGACATCGATCAGGGGGGCGGGATCGAAGGGGTTTTGGAAACCAGTCTTCTGGAGCCTTTTAATTTGCCGACGGTCCCCGGGAGCGAAGTCTTTTTCTTCGCCCCGCCAAACCTCCCCTCCATGGGCGCCTTGACGGCGTCGGAAGCCTTGGGAATTGTGCTTCTCCCCTACGTGATCGAGATCGCCCAGAAGTGGCTCTATAAAGCAAAGGATGATAATCCGATCATCAATTCAGGGGTTAATATCGAGGGCGGGAAGATCGTCCACCCGGGGCTGGCAAGTGTTTTCCCTGGGTTAAAATAA
- the hisG gene encoding ATP phosphoribosyltransferase, translating to MANKLKLGLPKGSLQESTFELFKKAGWQIKGTSRSYYPAVDDDELEIMLIRAQEMARYVEDQVLDAGLTGIDWVMESGAKVKKVADLVYAKQGLRKVRWVLAVPENSKIKTVKDLKGKRIATELVNVTKKYLKDNKVTADVEFSWGATEAKPPVLADAIIELTETGSSLKANHLKIIDTVLESNTVVIANQPSMDDPWKKEKLENIIMLLKGALTADSKVGLKMNVIKSRLRTILAILPALQTPTVSELSDPDWVDLDTILDESVMRDLIPKLKKAGAKGIVEYPLNKVIY from the coding sequence ATGGCAAATAAGCTAAAATTGGGATTACCAAAAGGGAGCCTTCAAGAATCAACTTTCGAACTTTTTAAAAAGGCCGGTTGGCAGATCAAAGGAACTTCCCGTTCTTACTACCCTGCCGTTGATGATGACGAACTCGAAATAATGCTGATCCGGGCGCAGGAAATGGCCCGTTATGTTGAAGACCAGGTCCTTGATGCCGGATTAACAGGAATTGATTGGGTCATGGAATCCGGCGCTAAGGTCAAAAAAGTCGCCGATCTGGTCTACGCCAAACAAGGCCTGCGTAAGGTCCGCTGGGTCCTGGCGGTGCCGGAAAACAGCAAGATCAAAACCGTGAAAGATCTCAAGGGAAAACGGATCGCGACCGAACTGGTCAATGTCACCAAAAAATATCTTAAAGACAACAAAGTCACCGCCGACGTTGAATTCTCCTGGGGAGCGACCGAAGCCAAGCCGCCGGTCCTGGCCGACGCCATCATTGAATTGACCGAGACCGGTTCATCGCTGAAAGCGAACCACCTCAAGATCATCGACACCGTTTTGGAATCAAACACGGTCGTGATCGCCAACCAGCCGAGCATGGACGATCCCTGGAAGAAAGAAAAGCTGGAGAATATCATTATGCTCCTCAAAGGAGCGTTGACCGCGGACAGCAAGGTCGGCCTGAAGATGAACGTGATCAAGAGCCGGCTCCGCACGATCTTAGCGATCCTCCCGGCCCTGCAGACTCCGACGGTTTCCGAGCTTTCCGATCCCGACTGGGTCGATCTCGACACCATTTTGGACGAAAGCGTGATGCGGGATTTGATACCGAAGCTGAAAAAAGCCGGGGCCAAAGGGATCGTCGAGTATCCGCTGAATAAAGTCATCTATTAA
- a CDS encoding AMP-binding protein, giving the protein METLKEIVDHSTVSFAAVPAFRGRLENGYRVITFSELPALLGRVQSHLLSLGLVRGDRVVIMAENRPEWPIAYLAVTTLGGIVVPIDAVLKPEEVAALLADCRPKFALVSQKISAAHQGTFAGLHLILMERIFDLPAAAAPERPVLSGDDPASIVYTSGTTGSPKGIVLTHRNFCSNADSVASLFKITTSDNMLSVLPLSHTFEMTAGFLAPFSRGCCVTYADSLKSNILLKIMQETGITIMCGVPLLYQIFYEGILRQAEESGKRRLFELLFKLSAFFNDSIGINLGRIIFGMVHRKFGGKVRFFASGGAAISPELVRNFSLMGFTILQGYGLTETAPIATVNTFAANRLGSVGKPIPGVQVRIDGKEGPGEILISGPNVMKGYYNRPDLTREVLAGNWLKTGDVGYYDQDGFLFITGRVKEIIVTGSGINVYPEELENRLNKLPGVLESCVIGQKIREGIRKETELVVGVVVPKEEISDDEIRRQVNELNKQLAEFKRIARLIIRRRELPKTRLMKIKRLEIKKELADE; this is encoded by the coding sequence GTGGAAACTCTTAAGGAGATTGTCGATCACTCGACCGTCAGCTTTGCCGCCGTCCCGGCATTCCGGGGCCGACTCGAGAACGGCTACCGGGTTATAACTTTTTCCGAACTCCCTGCCTTGCTTGGCCGGGTCCAGTCACATCTTCTGTCGTTAGGATTGGTTCGGGGAGACAGGGTGGTGATCATGGCGGAAAACCGCCCTGAATGGCCGATCGCTTACCTGGCGGTGACGACGCTTGGCGGGATCGTGGTCCCGATCGACGCGGTCTTAAAACCGGAAGAAGTTGCCGCTTTACTGGCCGATTGCCGGCCGAAATTCGCGCTCGTCTCCCAAAAGATTTCAGCCGCCCATCAGGGGACCTTTGCCGGTCTCCATCTAATATTAATGGAAAGGATCTTCGATCTGCCGGCCGCGGCCGCTCCGGAACGTCCCGTTCTTTCCGGCGACGACCCTGCTTCGATCGTCTACACTTCCGGCACGACCGGGAGCCCGAAAGGGATCGTCCTGACCCATCGAAACTTTTGCTCCAATGCCGATTCCGTCGCCTCCCTTTTTAAAATTACGACCAGCGACAATATGCTCTCGGTTTTGCCGCTGTCGCATACTTTTGAAATGACCGCCGGCTTTTTGGCCCCGTTCAGCCGCGGCTGCTGCGTGACTTACGCCGACAGCCTGAAATCCAATATTCTTCTTAAGATCATGCAGGAGACCGGGATTACCATCATGTGCGGCGTGCCGCTCCTTTACCAGATCTTTTACGAAGGGATCCTGCGGCAAGCGGAAGAGAGCGGGAAGCGGCGGTTATTTGAACTCTTATTTAAGCTTTCCGCCTTTTTTAACGACTCGATCGGTATTAATCTCGGCCGGATTATTTTTGGGATGGTCCACCGAAAATTCGGCGGCAAGGTCCGCTTCTTCGCTTCCGGCGGCGCGGCGATCAGTCCCGAACTGGTCCGGAACTTTTCCTTAATGGGTTTTACCATTTTGCAGGGTTACGGCTTAACCGAGACCGCGCCGATCGCGACCGTCAATACTTTTGCCGCCAACCGGCTCGGCTCGGTCGGCAAACCGATCCCCGGTGTTCAGGTCAGGATCGACGGTAAAGAGGGCCCGGGGGAGATCCTGATCTCCGGGCCTAATGTGATGAAGGGGTATTACAACCGTCCCGACCTGACTCGTGAGGTCTTGGCTGGGAACTGGCTGAAGACCGGCGACGTTGGTTATTACGATCAGGACGGGTTTCTTTTTATTACCGGTCGGGTCAAAGAGATCATCGTGACCGGTTCCGGGATCAACGTTTATCCGGAAGAGTTGGAAAACCGCCTAAATAAACTTCCCGGAGTACTGGAAAGCTGCGTGATCGGCCAGAAGATCAGAGAAGGGATCAGGAAAGAGACCGAGCTGGTCGTCGGTGTCGTTGTCCCCAAGGAAGAGATTTCAGATGACGAGATCCGCCGCCAGGTGAACGAACTCAACAAACAGCTGGCCGAGTTCAAGCGGATCGCGCGTCTTATTATCCGCCGCCGGGAACTGCCCAAGACCAGGCTTATGAAGATCAAACGCCTGGAAATCAAAAAGGAGTTGGCCGATGAATGA
- a CDS encoding acyl carrier protein — translation MNDQLTAEIRSLVAKVIKLPAEKVGLDADIFSELGVDSLLGVEIFAALDKKYNLDIPESRLENVATVRDIVKLVEELTAKR, via the coding sequence ATGAATGATCAACTGACCGCCGAGATCAGAAGCCTGGTCGCCAAAGTGATCAAACTGCCGGCAGAAAAGGTCGGACTGGACGCGGATATTTTTTCCGAGTTGGGAGTCGATTCACTGCTGGGGGTGGAGATCTTTGCCGCGCTCGATAAAAAATACAACCTTGATATCCCCGAAAGCCGCTTGGAGAATGTCGCGACAGTCCGGGATATTGTTAAGCTGGTCGAAGAGTTGACCGCGAAACGCTAG
- a CDS encoding UDP-N-acetylmuramoyl-L-alanyl-D-glutamate--2,6-diaminopimelate ligase: MNGITYDSRQVKPGYIFVAIPGLKHDGAEFIPQAIKAGATLIVAEKEVRVPAGVELKIVPSARRALAEMSAEFYGHPSKKLKLIGITGTKGKTTTSFLVQSILNTAGFKAGLIGTVNFPMTTPESSDLQAELARQVKEGYTHCVLEVSSHALAQDRVHGCYFAVAIFTNLSHDHLDYHKTTAEYLAAKRKLFEMLDHDAIAIINIDDKASTALIGAVKGEVFSYGLEEARHELRNTKFNDADAAVVAVEIRENEMAVVINGVEVRTPLIGIHNAYNLTAAFQCGLALGLRQAVIKEGIEKVKVIPGRQEKIVSQPFTVIVDFAHSPDSLQKLLETYKQVAQGRVIAVFGCPGDRDRAKRPIMGEIAARLADEVIVTTDDPYSEKPESIIDEIVSGFSNDKCQMTNVKCWEKIVDRKTAIEKALKMAKKGDTVLIAGRGHEKFQDFNGKKIPFDDKEVVKELMKSIRLI; the protein is encoded by the coding sequence ATGAACGGCATTACCTATGATTCCCGTCAAGTTAAACCAGGCTACATTTTCGTTGCTATTCCCGGCTTAAAACATGACGGGGCGGAATTTATTCCGCAAGCGATTAAAGCGGGGGCGACCCTGATCGTCGCGGAAAAAGAGGTCCGGGTCCCGGCTGGCGTTGAATTAAAAATTGTTCCTTCCGCCCGGCGGGCTCTAGCCGAAATGTCGGCCGAATTCTACGGCCACCCTTCGAAGAAATTAAAATTGATCGGCATTACCGGGACCAAGGGGAAGACGACGACCTCTTTTCTGGTCCAGTCGATCCTCAACACCGCCGGATTTAAGGCCGGCTTGATCGGCACGGTCAACTTTCCGATGACGACCCCGGAATCTTCCGACCTGCAGGCGGAACTTGCCCGCCAGGTAAAAGAAGGCTATACCCACTGCGTCCTGGAGGTTTCTTCCCATGCCCTGGCCCAGGATCGGGTCCACGGCTGTTATTTTGCCGTGGCGATCTTCACCAATTTAAGCCACGACCATCTTGATTACCACAAGACGACCGCGGAATACCTGGCGGCCAAAAGAAAACTTTTCGAGATGCTCGACCACGACGCGATCGCGATCATCAATATTGACGATAAAGCGAGTACCGCCCTGATCGGCGCCGTGAAAGGGGAGGTTTTCTCTTACGGGCTGGAAGAAGCCCGGCATGAACTGCGCAATACCAAATTCAACGACGCCGATGCCGCCGTCGTGGCGGTCGAGATCCGGGAGAACGAAATGGCGGTCGTGATCAATGGGGTCGAAGTTAGGACCCCGCTGATCGGGATTCACAACGCTTACAATCTGACCGCCGCTTTCCAGTGCGGGCTGGCGCTCGGACTGCGCCAGGCGGTGATCAAAGAGGGGATCGAAAAGGTGAAGGTCATTCCCGGCCGCCAGGAAAAGATCGTCAGCCAGCCGTTTACGGTGATCGTTGATTTTGCCCATTCGCCGGATAGTCTGCAAAAACTGCTGGAAACCTATAAACAAGTTGCTCAAGGCCGGGTGATCGCGGTCTTTGGCTGTCCAGGCGATCGCGACCGGGCCAAACGTCCGATCATGGGGGAGATTGCCGCTCGCTTGGCCGACGAAGTGATCGTTACCACCGACGATCCTTATAGCGAAAAACCTGAAAGCATCATTGATGAAATTGTATCAGGTTTTTCGAATGACAAATGTCAAATGACAAATGTCAAATGTTGGGAGAAGATTGTTGACAGAAAAACAGCGATTGAAAAAGCTTTAAAAATGGCGAAAAAGGGCGATACAGTTCTGATCGCCGGGCGTGGCCACGAAAAGTTCCAGGATTTTAACGGCAAAAAGATTCCGTTTGACGACAAAGAAGTGGTTAAAGAGTTGATGAAAAGTATTAGGCTTATTTAA
- a CDS encoding GIY-YIG nuclease family protein, with product MKYFVYILQSQKDQKYYIGQTSDLNRRIFEHNRGKVFSTRNRIPFELIYSEECATKIEAIRKEKHFKSYKKTKDLLKHLLPESSRISYN from the coding sequence ATGAAATACTTTGTTTATATCCTCCAAAGTCAAAAAGATCAAAAATATTATATAGGGCAGACCTCCGATTTAAACAGGCGGATATTTGAACACAATCGCGGAAAAGTGTTTTCGACGCGAAATAGAATTCCATTTGAACTAATTTATTCAGAAGAATGCGCGACTAAAATCGAAGCGATTCGTAAAGAGAAACACTTTAAAAGCTATAAAAAGACCAAAGACTTGCTTAAACATTTGCTTCCAGAATCCTCTAGAATATCGTATAATTAA
- a CDS encoding ferritin-like domain-containing protein, with product MGIKEELVQMLNKALELEHAARIQYLAHAETIKGETSEKIIERLKEIAGDEEKHEGKFRNLIGNYLNGEPVMSLAPTHRAEGNKAIFEVNLKGEKEAIDFYKQIYQKVTDNKKDLQYEYETLEHEIRHVIVDEQEHVAELSQLLGK from the coding sequence ATGGGTATTAAAGAAGAATTGGTCCAGATGTTGAATAAGGCGCTTGAGTTGGAACATGCCGCGAGGATCCAGTACCTGGCCCACGCCGAAACGATCAAGGGTGAAACGAGCGAAAAGATCATTGAACGGCTCAAAGAGATTGCCGGCGACGAAGAAAAACATGAAGGGAAATTCCGGAATTTGATCGGCAATTACCTGAACGGCGAGCCGGTCATGAGCTTGGCCCCGACCCATCGGGCGGAGGGGAATAAGGCGATTTTTGAGGTGAATCTTAAAGGCGAGAAAGAGGCGATAGATTTTTATAAACAGATCTACCAAAAAGTAACCGATAACAAAAAAGATCTTCAGTATGAATACGAAACCCTGGAACATGAAATCCGCCACGTGATCGTCGATGAACAGGAGCATGTCGCGGAGCTTTCCCAATTATTAGGTAAATAG
- a CDS encoding MBL fold metallo-hydrolase has translation MPEVLDPARPATWQQLKKLAPISQKAWLQKHFQEIKQALTSLEPPFLTFIGNLCVNSNLYKEAEFIFDELFKKGQKNHEQASSAAYYRGITRFLQGRFQEAYGDFKLAHQHDLQKRDFSAPSGQAIAYMEDTLFPTRETIKKNQFKLLQDLNAPRAINHIMGPNILRIMRKWNSSSPLFSHGVSQGGGYFLTTKNHHGETKGIVIDPGYAFFDIFRDIGLGIADIDAIVITHDHDDHTDSVEGILSLLAKYNDHNEKSKVIDIFGSAGTMLKFNGLLPATDPKGNREINFKLLVPGSHVTEIEGGSLLEKYGFTISVKPAHHVERWTNQESSVGMVLNTNLTFGLDALKIGITGDTRYEVGLGLEYQEAQIILLNIGSVEKEEGKMLKQHLGMLGCINLLKEARLGKPAIAILTEFGEEFSGRRQIISHIIENWAQAIDGATRHDLRVIPSDVHLELRLADLHIRESDSGIFFPYHLMRVDESDPEVLKYKFNG, from the coding sequence ATGCCGGAGGTGCTGGACCCCGCGAGGCCAGCAACTTGGCAGCAGCTCAAGAAGCTCGCGCCGATCTCGCAAAAAGCCTGGCTGCAGAAGCATTTCCAGGAGATCAAACAGGCGCTCACTTCCCTTGAACCCCCCTTCCTGACCTTCATCGGCAATCTCTGCGTTAATTCCAACCTCTACAAGGAAGCGGAGTTCATCTTTGACGAGCTCTTTAAAAAAGGGCAGAAAAACCACGAACAAGCGAGTTCCGCCGCTTATTACCGGGGAATCACCCGCTTTCTCCAGGGACGCTTCCAGGAAGCGTACGGCGACTTTAAGCTCGCCCATCAGCACGACCTGCAAAAACGGGATTTCAGCGCGCCGTCAGGCCAGGCAATCGCCTACATGGAAGATACTCTTTTCCCGACCCGCGAAACAATTAAAAAGAACCAGTTCAAATTACTCCAGGACCTGAACGCGCCGCGGGCGATCAACCACATCATGGGACCGAACATCCTCCGGATCATGCGGAAATGGAACTCATCTTCTCCCCTTTTCTCCCATGGCGTTTCCCAAGGCGGAGGGTATTTCCTGACCACTAAGAACCACCACGGCGAGACCAAAGGGATCGTCATCGATCCCGGCTACGCTTTCTTCGACATCTTCCGGGACATCGGGCTCGGCATCGCCGATATCGACGCGATCGTCATCACCCATGACCACGACGACCACACCGATTCGGTCGAAGGGATCCTCTCCCTCCTGGCCAAATATAACGACCACAACGAAAAATCCAAAGTGATCGATATTTTCGGCTCCGCCGGAACCATGCTTAAATTTAACGGGCTCCTGCCGGCGACCGATCCCAAGGGGAACCGGGAAATCAACTTCAAACTGCTCGTCCCGGGGAGCCACGTGACCGAGATCGAAGGCGGTTCTCTCCTGGAAAAATACGGCTTTACCATCAGCGTGAAACCGGCCCATCACGTTGAACGCTGGACCAATCAGGAATCATCGGTCGGCATGGTCCTGAACACCAACTTAACTTTCGGCCTTGACGCGCTGAAGATCGGGATCACCGGCGACACCCGCTACGAAGTCGGCCTTGGCCTGGAATATCAGGAGGCCCAGATCATCCTGCTCAATATCGGTTCGGTCGAGAAGGAAGAAGGGAAAATGCTCAAACAGCACCTCGGCATGCTCGGCTGTATCAATCTCCTGAAAGAAGCCCGGCTCGGCAAACCGGCGATCGCCATCTTAACCGAATTCGGTGAAGAATTTTCCGGCCGCCGCCAGATCATCAGCCACATCATTGAAAACTGGGCCCAGGCGATCGATGGAGCAACCAGGCACGATCTCCGGGTCATCCCCTCCGACGTCCACCTCGAACTCCGGCTGGCCGATCTCCACATTCGGGAAAGCGATTCCGGGATCTTTTTCCCCTATCATCTAATGCGGGTTGACGAAAGCGACCCGGAAGTCCTAAAATACAAATTCAATGGTTAG